Proteins from one Mucilaginibacter jinjuensis genomic window:
- a CDS encoding DUF3078 domain-containing protein gives MFKSVFTPLLVLLTVITIQSKAQVADSLRHRTDSLYRVDSLRRIDSLVKLDTIKIDSNRLNKYRIDLRRFQLPVVVKPFKVEQNLVPVGMLDYKVSYWRKWITFGVNVNQAAFTNSWKGGGVNSLALGGNFDFKTEYKKSPFDYTSELILLYGKSNNKGQGARKTNDRIFFDNKIATQLSKRWYFFGSLDFESQFDKGFQYDDVNNTAPLLISNFMSPGYVTESMGFEYKPNKVWDIRLGTGTARQTFVLDKTIALNVPTNYGVPIGHTFFNELAFQGVVAYDKDIMTNMHLNARYALFIPYGRSLANIDHRLDAVLTAKVNKLIAVTINATALYDKDTSDQIQATEALALGVIYKFP, from the coding sequence ATGTTTAAAAGCGTCTTTACCCCACTTTTAGTATTATTAACGGTTATAACCATCCAGTCGAAAGCTCAGGTTGCCGATAGTTTACGCCATCGTACCGATAGCTTGTATCGCGTGGATAGTTTACGGCGTATTGATAGCCTGGTTAAACTGGATACCATTAAGATCGATTCGAATCGGTTAAATAAGTACCGGATTGATCTGCGCAGGTTTCAATTACCTGTGGTAGTAAAGCCATTTAAAGTTGAACAAAACCTGGTGCCTGTAGGTATGCTCGATTACAAAGTATCGTACTGGCGCAAATGGATCACTTTTGGTGTTAACGTAAACCAGGCAGCATTTACCAATAGCTGGAAAGGTGGTGGCGTTAATTCATTGGCCCTGGGAGGTAACTTCGATTTTAAAACAGAATACAAAAAATCGCCTTTTGATTATACAAGCGAGCTGATTTTGCTTTACGGTAAATCAAACAACAAAGGTCAGGGTGCCCGAAAAACAAACGACAGGATCTTTTTCGATAACAAAATAGCTACCCAATTATCCAAAAGATGGTATTTCTTCGGGTCCTTAGATTTTGAATCCCAGTTTGATAAGGGTTTCCAGTATGACGATGTTAACAATACAGCGCCGCTACTCATCTCTAACTTTATGTCGCCTGGTTATGTTACCGAGTCGATGGGTTTTGAGTATAAGCCAAACAAGGTATGGGACATTCGTTTGGGTACGGGTACGGCACGTCAAACTTTTGTATTAGATAAAACCATTGCTTTAAATGTGCCAACAAACTATGGCGTACCAATTGGGCATACATTTTTTAACGAACTTGCATTTCAGGGGGTTGTTGCTTATGATAAAGACATCATGACCAATATGCATCTAAACGCCCGTTATGCACTATTTATACCTTACGGCCGATCGCTTGCCAATATTGATCATCGTTTGGATGCCGTATTAACGGCAAAAGTTAACAAGCTGATCGCTGTTACTATAAACGCCACTGCGCTATACGATAAAGATACATCAGACCAAATACAAGCTACAGAGGCTTTGGCATTGGGTGTGATCTACAAGTTTCCGTGA
- a CDS encoding DUF5916 domain-containing protein produces MPKFYTLSFFLLIGFSAFSQPAIRKLNAVKTTVAPKIDGVLDDDVWKNVPIATDFVELNPVAGTHEKPENRTEIKIIYDNDAIYVGARMYETSADKVARELTTRDNIANDDFIGIVLDTYLDRINASGFYVTAAGVQFDAKYSNQGNEDPTWNAVWLTAVKVDNQGWTAEFKIPYSALRFANKDVQTWGLNFVRKRQQELKQLFWNELDPKKNGFINQEGELDGLAKITPPVRLAFYPYASTYVNHYPYNTTGVKNTTTSFNGGMDVKYGINASFTLDMTLIPDFGQVQSDNRILNLTPFEVKYTENRPFFTEGTELFNKGNLFYSRRVGGQPIDYDNASANLQPNEAVIKNPTETKLYNATKFSGRTSSGLGIGVFNAVSAPAYAIIQDTVTNKQRKVETSPVTNYNIIVLDQNLKNNSAVTFINTNVDRFGKDYNADVTGFVFSLNNKRNSYNFSGYTMMSNLFYTNQPTTTGYSYELNAGKTLGNFTWNIVEDLVDSKYSSNDLGIMFNNNYFDHNLNMNYNNYKPKHYFTSWGIYGNVYYSRRYKPSAYQALTFFSEQYFTLKSLWKAYIDVSHRDAGNDFYEPRVDGRVYQTPSSQGVGLGINSNNSKRFYGGIYYFYRKINRANGYGYDANAFYTYRINNKFSFGQNVTYSPRVNYTGYSTTDSVSGNPIFALRTVQTIENIFNLKYTFNNTMGLTLRARHYWSKLNNHQYYDLGPAGTLDPLTSSHFNQDNDQNFNTWNLDMIYAWVFSPGSELSIAWKASSQTDTDLAKNGYYYNLHDTFVQPQNNNFSVKVLYYIDYQSLRKKKQAA; encoded by the coding sequence ATGCCCAAATTTTACACCCTTTCTTTTTTTCTCCTCATCGGTTTTTCGGCCTTTTCGCAGCCTGCTATCAGGAAGTTAAATGCCGTTAAAACAACTGTTGCACCAAAGATAGATGGTGTTTTGGATGATGATGTTTGGAAAAATGTACCTATAGCAACCGACTTTGTTGAGCTGAACCCGGTAGCAGGCACCCACGAAAAGCCCGAAAACCGTACTGAAATAAAAATTATTTACGATAACGATGCCATTTATGTTGGTGCACGGATGTACGAAACATCTGCCGATAAAGTAGCCCGCGAACTTACCACCCGCGACAATATTGCAAATGATGATTTTATAGGAATTGTTTTAGATACCTATCTCGACCGTATTAACGCCAGCGGATTTTATGTAACCGCAGCAGGCGTACAGTTTGATGCCAAATACTCAAACCAGGGAAATGAAGACCCAACCTGGAATGCGGTTTGGTTAACCGCGGTAAAGGTTGATAACCAAGGGTGGACGGCAGAATTTAAGATCCCATACTCGGCCCTGCGTTTTGCCAATAAGGATGTGCAAACCTGGGGTTTAAACTTTGTGCGGAAAAGGCAACAGGAGTTAAAGCAATTATTTTGGAATGAGCTTGATCCCAAGAAAAACGGTTTTATTAACCAGGAGGGTGAGTTAGATGGATTGGCAAAAATTACACCGCCGGTAAGGCTGGCCTTTTATCCATACGCGTCAACTTATGTAAATCATTATCCATACAATACTACCGGGGTTAAAAATACCACCACTTCTTTTAATGGTGGGATGGATGTGAAGTACGGCATTAATGCCAGTTTCACTTTGGATATGACTTTGATTCCAGATTTTGGCCAAGTACAATCTGACAACCGCATCCTCAACCTCACACCATTTGAGGTAAAGTATACCGAGAACCGCCCGTTCTTTACCGAAGGGACAGAGCTTTTCAACAAAGGCAACCTCTTTTATTCGCGCAGGGTAGGCGGGCAGCCCATTGATTATGATAATGCTTCGGCCAACCTGCAACCAAACGAGGCCGTGATTAAAAACCCAACCGAAACCAAGTTGTATAACGCCACCAAATTTTCGGGACGTACCAGCAGTGGTTTGGGTATCGGGGTATTTAATGCGGTGAGCGCACCGGCTTATGCCATCATTCAGGATACTGTTACCAATAAACAACGCAAGGTGGAAACCAGCCCGGTTACCAATTACAACATCATTGTGCTGGATCAGAATTTGAAGAATAATTCGGCAGTAACATTTATCAATACTAATGTTGACCGTTTTGGGAAGGATTATAATGCCGATGTTACCGGCTTTGTGTTCAGCCTCAATAATAAACGGAACTCTTATAATTTTAGCGGTTACACCATGATGAGTAACCTGTTTTATACAAACCAGCCAACAACTACAGGCTACAGCTACGAGTTAAATGCTGGTAAAACATTGGGCAATTTTACATGGAATATTGTGGAAGACCTGGTAGATAGTAAGTACAGCTCGAACGATCTGGGGATTATGTTTAACAACAATTACTTCGACCATAACCTCAACATGAATTATAATAATTATAAGCCGAAGCATTATTTTACATCCTGGGGTATTTATGGTAACGTATACTATTCGCGCAGGTATAAACCATCGGCTTATCAGGCGCTAACCTTTTTCAGCGAGCAGTACTTTACACTTAAAAGTTTGTGGAAGGCTTATATAGATGTAAGCCACCGCGACGCGGGTAATGATTTTTATGAGCCGCGCGTTGATGGCCGCGTTTATCAAACCCCATCAAGCCAGGGCGTGGGTTTGGGTATTAACAGCAATAACTCTAAAAGATTTTATGGCGGTATCTATTATTTCTACCGCAAAATAAACCGTGCTAACGGCTATGGGTATGATGCTAATGCTTTTTATACTTATCGCATCAACAATAAATTCTCCTTCGGGCAAAATGTAACATATAGTCCGCGGGTTAATTATACCGGGTATTCAACTACCGATAGCGTGAGCGGCAACCCGATTTTTGCTTTGCGTACCGTGCAAACCATCGAGAACATTTTTAACCTTAAATACACTTTCAACAACACGATGGGTTTAACATTGCGAGCTCGCCATTATTGGAGCAAACTGAACAATCATCAATATTATGATCTCGGCCCCGCCGGAACATTAGATCCGTTAACCTCATCACACTTTAACCAGGATAATGACCAGAATTTTAACACCTGGAATCTAGATATGATTTATGCCTGGGTGTTTTCGCCGGGCAGTGAGCTGAGCATCGCCTGGAAAGCATCATCACAAACCGATACCGATCTGGCTAAAAATGGTTACTACTATAACCTTCACGATACCTTTGTACAGCCGCAGAATAATAATTTTTCGGTAAAAGTGCTTTATTATATCGATTATCAGAGCCTGCGGAAAAAGAAACAGGCGGCATAA
- a CDS encoding O-methyltransferase, with translation MEILDPNLQAYLDAHCEPEPEALKKINRETHLKVLKPNMLSGHYQGRVLSMLSKMISPERILEIGAFTGYSAICLAEGLVKGGMLDTLEVNAEMEELLLNNFKSAGMDEKIRLHIGDAMPKILEFPNNLFNLVFIDADKKSNLAYFESVIDKVKPAGLIIIDNVLWKGKVYGDANDADTQMFRKLNDQIAVDSRVEKLILPVRDGILIIRKK, from the coding sequence ATGGAAATTTTAGATCCAAACCTGCAGGCATACCTGGATGCACATTGCGAACCGGAGCCCGAAGCGTTGAAAAAAATCAACCGCGAAACGCATTTAAAGGTTTTAAAACCTAATATGCTTTCGGGCCATTACCAGGGCCGGGTGCTGAGTATGCTGAGTAAAATGATCAGTCCGGAGCGTATTTTGGAGATAGGTGCCTTTACCGGTTATTCGGCCATTTGCCTTGCAGAGGGGCTTGTGAAAGGCGGGATGCTGGACACGCTGGAAGTGAACGCCGAGATGGAAGAGTTACTGCTAAATAACTTTAAATCAGCAGGTATGGACGAAAAAATAAGGCTACATATTGGCGATGCAATGCCGAAAATTTTGGAGTTTCCAAATAATTTGTTTAATCTTGTATTTATCGACGCCGATAAGAAGAGCAATTTAGCATACTTCGAAAGCGTAATTGATAAAGTAAAACCGGCAGGTTTAATTATAATTGATAATGTATTGTGGAAAGGAAAGGTGTATGGCGACGCAAATGATGCCGATACACAAATGTTTCGCAAACTAAATGATCAGATAGCTGTTGACAGCCGGGTAGAAAAGTTAATTCTACCGGTCAGAGACGGGATCCTGATCATCAGAAAAAAGTAA
- a CDS encoding glucosaminidase domain-containing protein: MKKILLIVSLVISASAVSAQNASQSYIQKFKDNAIRIMHESGVPASIVLAIAMHESGSGTSKLARTQNNHFGVKGRSPVSYTGRKATHSSYKQYDSAMDSFQDFARIMTERKQFSHLSGTLNHYDYLGWVKGIQRSGYASSKKWGSQVLGLIKKYQLNAYDEKPEEQPQPAKNVE, from the coding sequence ATGAAGAAAATCCTACTGATTGTATCATTAGTTATTTCCGCATCAGCTGTTTCAGCGCAAAACGCCTCGCAATCTTATATACAGAAGTTCAAAGATAATGCCATTCGCATTATGCACGAGAGCGGTGTGCCTGCAAGTATCGTTTTGGCTATTGCCATGCACGAATCGGGCAGCGGAACCAGCAAATTAGCACGTACGCAGAACAATCATTTTGGTGTAAAAGGCCGCAGCCCTGTATCTTATACAGGTCGTAAGGCTACACACTCATCCTATAAACAGTACGATTCGGCCATGGATTCTTTCCAGGATTTTGCCCGTATCATGACTGAGCGCAAGCAGTTTAGCCACTTATCAGGCACGCTTAATCATTACGATTATTTAGGTTGGGTAAAAGGTATCCAGCGCAGCGGTTACGCAAGTAGCAAAAAATGGGGATCGCAGGTTTTAGGTCTGATCAAGAAGTATCAGCTTAATGCTTACGACGAAAAACCCGAAGAGCAACCGCAGCCTGCTAAAAATGTGGAATAA
- a CDS encoding glucosaminidase domain-containing protein produces MRKTALFLFIAIAASACSAHKKVVHTNRPNYSSPPPAISNKQAEKNNEQIKEQVKEQAKATQSSGEPVTYTTQQYIDRFKGIAIQEMNLYGIPASITLAQGLFESGTGNSELARYANNHFGIKCNNGWTGKGYYKDDDQVNDCFRVYANPEESFRDHSEFLKKKRYAHLFELDKNDYQGWAQGLKDAGYATNPKYPQLITNLIQKYGLDVYDRPENEAQKVKREDRVLSEINANIGKPAKDSIINTTPLYKGSAVPATKDSVPNTNAPANKTYTVVTGDTLYNISRRFGLTVDALRALNNMADNNIKIGQTLIIAQ; encoded by the coding sequence ATGCGTAAAACAGCACTTTTTTTATTTATTGCCATTGCAGCCAGCGCTTGTTCGGCGCACAAAAAGGTAGTCCACACTAATCGCCCAAACTATTCGTCGCCGCCGCCTGCTATTTCTAACAAGCAGGCCGAGAAAAATAATGAGCAAATAAAGGAGCAAGTTAAAGAGCAGGCAAAAGCCACACAATCAAGCGGCGAGCCTGTTACTTATACCACCCAGCAATATATTGACAGGTTTAAAGGTATTGCTATACAGGAAATGAACCTGTACGGCATCCCTGCAAGTATTACCCTGGCGCAGGGTTTATTTGAATCGGGCACAGGTAACAGCGAACTTGCACGTTATGCTAATAACCATTTCGGTATTAAATGTAATAACGGGTGGACAGGCAAGGGTTATTACAAAGATGACGATCAGGTAAACGACTGTTTCCGCGTTTATGCCAACCCCGAAGAATCATTCCGCGACCATTCTGAGTTTTTGAAGAAGAAACGCTACGCCCATTTATTTGAGCTGGATAAAAACGATTACCAGGGCTGGGCACAGGGTTTAAAAGATGCCGGTTATGCCACCAACCCTAAATATCCGCAACTGATTACTAACCTGATCCAAAAATATGGACTGGATGTTTACGACCGACCAGAGAACGAAGCACAGAAAGTTAAACGTGAAGATAGGGTACTGTCGGAGATCAATGCCAATATTGGTAAACCAGCCAAAGATTCGATCATTAATACTACACCGCTTTATAAAGGCAGCGCTGTGCCGGCCACCAAAGATTCAGTCCCTAACACCAACGCCCCGGCTAATAAAACTTACACTGTTGTAACCGGCGACACACTATATAACATATCCCGTCGTTTTGGACTTACCGTGGATGCACTTAGGGCATTGAATAACATGGCTGATAATAATATTAAAATAGGGCAAACATTAATTATAGCTCAATAG